The window agaataactgagaaaattacaaaattaggcgccgtatgatggagtaaagatatgaaaagaatgatagagaaaacctcgaaaatgagaagattttaaacatttcaactagtcttacctcttcaattgTCCTATGATattcagcgtaatacaaggcagccaatatccaagttccccatcgcgtcaatatgggctcgggaggtaaagggagctctggatgcatcgtcttgaaggcacggacgcgagaaggagccttgacgaaaattttcttcactgaggaaatGACACTGTTCACGCTGGGCGATTTTTTgcgcagctcctcagcaactctgtgcattgcatgggcaagacaagtaacatgtaacatcttcgggtagagaagcttgaaGGTCTTCCcagcgtcagtcaccaatgcgagtactttgtttacctcctcatctgaaaaggttggccacagcaagcctgaaacaggaatgcataaaatgaagggtgaaccattcagttaatgggattctgacatgtcgtacgactgtaagagatatttaactatcagaactatcagagtcttcactgagcatacgtagaatgcattgaaattatagccagactgtacttattcttctttggcaaaacgctcaaaaaataaataaacaaaaatatacttacgaAGAGCTGCTTGCGCTGTTCGCgcaatggtaccatggtttgtcacatctagctccctgcacagaattaggtggcccttccccggttcactgggactgagttttccaacaataacgttggccatgtatcttccacaactgtctgtggcTTTGTGTTGAGAAAACTGAAAACCCTTCGAAAttttgatctgaaaataaataggtaggtacgcataagtgagaaaaaGTACACTGAATGAACAAAATGCATTATGGACTATGAAATAAATTATtgtcaaatattgcagtagaaatacgagcaccctctcaacgatcccatgaaaaaccagcaaatccaatagataaccaaattgggtggctcccgatgtcgtccctgattgcgtgtagaacctggtgaagaaAGTACAAGAATGAATATTCTTCGTGGGATGAAGAtattatcgagagattaccttcattatgacagagccagatccatgttaaaattacttctaaattgtttaaacgagaatgcggaatacggcaatcgtgcatgaattcataccttttcatactctgaaa is drawn from Anabrus simplex isolate iqAnaSimp1 chromosome 1, ASM4041472v1, whole genome shotgun sequence and contains these coding sequences:
- the LOC136856866 gene encoding uncharacterized protein → MIKISKGFQFSQHKATDSCGRYMANVIVGKLSPSEPGKGHLILCRELDVTNHGTIARTAQAALRLLWPTFSDEEVNKVLALVTDAGKTFKLLYPKMLHVTCLAHAMHRVAEELRKKSPSVNSVISSVKKIFVKAPSRVRAFKTMHPELPLPPEPILTRWGTWILAALYYAEYHRTIEEVINTFDEADSKYIA